Proteins encoded together in one Hymenobacter monticola window:
- a CDS encoding cyclic nucleotide-binding domain-containing protein, with protein sequence MFSATSLQRLFGIKASETRTVGLFLLHNFLLGIGSVLVYVAANVLLLEHEPELSLPLGYLAGAAAMMAVGKIYTYFEHHLLLKKLAVRVLLAVVALVGAVGALVVFGHSVAAAVAIMAGYRVIYLLTNLEFWGVSAVVFDVRQSKRLFSVISSGDMPAKALGALLAALIHGDAQLPVLLGVSFVAYLAALFALRATLGSHVVEAAARPVRRPQRAPGQLARQLFGGSELVLAMCLSLLAIGAVLTGVEYMFFLNVKHKFHASDDVMRSVGWVLGGTYLAAMFFKLLVSRQALERYGVQWSLRLLPVVALAALTIFGGLQATGAYSQTGQLAFFCGLYLLLEVLRRTVFDPVFLVLFQPLAPQQRLAAHTLAKGFYEPLGMGLTGLLFFTFRYADWLSGAAPFVWMGVLLLLALLFLARTYRSYLAELKEGLGRRFAETADLALPDAARQVVLGHLQSAHPLEVLNAMSWLHQREPHALGRHAPALLQHPDERVRLALLATPEVRPLPLDTLQQLAHHDPAPAVREAAAREFAAAAPEVSTLTALLESTDLAVRQGALRGSLETAPQHAVAQANLRLLAATPTTHRAALALLAFFPLDVQIELVERSLHNADAAEAQAALAAIGTVGHTALAQYLLHSLGDKQRWQPAADSLVALGPAVVPLVREALSHDPGNAITHRLTTVLERLDAPASRAALVELAQRPNLFSRLVALRALRRFPAEYAETPLFERLLREEFGLAAQLLRGLVADPRPALQATVQYEFELLHQRIFGLLAQLYDADSVATAQRNVAHAARERQANALEILDNLIPRAIYQGLQTLLDDTPVAEKARVFAALTNSGVATHTHHHLAPAGPAAAAGSAMAPAVPTPALADEPLPTLLLRRGPAAFTTWTLGAALRHWQPTEPDAEELLRPYLHSPLALLVESAQLAAHALEAHTGRPLTISLLPPSPMSHAASSETRVSALERVVVLKSTSLFASTPENVLSSIVPIMKEVAFHEGEEIFAKGDIGTSLFILHDGQVGIFNGEQQLATFGPGDFFGELALLDAEPRSASAAALSQVLAFRIDQEDFYDVMEERAEVLRNILRMLCQRIRTQNEKMRELAG encoded by the coding sequence ATGTTCTCGGCCACCTCTCTTCAACGCCTGTTCGGCATCAAAGCCAGCGAAACCCGCACCGTGGGGCTGTTTTTGCTGCATAATTTTCTACTCGGCATCGGCTCAGTGCTGGTGTACGTGGCCGCCAACGTGCTGCTGCTCGAGCACGAGCCCGAGCTAAGCCTACCCCTCGGCTACCTGGCCGGCGCCGCCGCCATGATGGCCGTGGGCAAAATTTACACCTACTTCGAGCACCACCTGCTGCTGAAAAAGCTGGCCGTGCGCGTGCTGCTGGCCGTGGTGGCCCTGGTCGGGGCGGTGGGCGCGTTGGTGGTGTTTGGGCATTCGGTGGCGGCGGCCGTGGCCATCATGGCCGGCTACCGGGTTATCTACCTGCTCACCAACCTCGAATTCTGGGGCGTGTCGGCGGTGGTGTTTGATGTGCGGCAGAGCAAGCGCCTGTTCAGCGTCATCAGTTCGGGCGACATGCCGGCCAAGGCCTTGGGCGCCCTGCTGGCCGCTCTCATCCACGGCGATGCGCAGCTGCCGGTGCTGCTGGGCGTGTCGTTTGTGGCCTACCTGGCGGCGCTGTTTGCCTTGCGCGCCACGCTCGGCTCGCACGTGGTGGAGGCCGCCGCCCGGCCGGTGCGCCGGCCGCAGCGGGCGCCGGGGCAGCTGGCGCGGCAGCTGTTTGGCGGCAGCGAGCTGGTACTGGCCATGTGCCTGAGTTTGCTGGCCATTGGGGCCGTGCTCACGGGCGTCGAGTACATGTTTTTCCTGAACGTGAAGCACAAGTTTCACGCTTCGGACGACGTGATGCGCTCGGTGGGCTGGGTGCTGGGCGGCACCTACCTCGCGGCCATGTTCTTCAAGCTATTGGTGAGCCGGCAGGCGCTGGAGCGCTACGGCGTGCAATGGTCGCTGCGGCTGCTGCCAGTGGTGGCGCTGGCTGCGCTCACCATCTTTGGCGGCCTGCAGGCCACCGGCGCCTATTCCCAAACCGGCCAGCTGGCCTTTTTCTGCGGCCTTTACCTGCTGCTGGAAGTGCTGCGCCGCACCGTGTTCGACCCGGTGTTTCTGGTGCTGTTTCAGCCGCTGGCGCCGCAGCAGCGCCTGGCCGCGCACACGCTGGCCAAGGGCTTCTACGAGCCGCTGGGCATGGGCCTCACGGGCCTGCTGTTTTTCACCTTCCGCTACGCTGATTGGCTGAGCGGGGCGGCGCCCTTCGTCTGGATGGGAGTCTTGCTGCTGCTGGCGCTGCTGTTTCTGGCTCGCACTTACCGCAGCTATTTAGCTGAACTGAAGGAAGGCCTGGGCCGCCGCTTCGCCGAAACTGCCGACCTGGCCCTGCCCGATGCCGCCCGCCAGGTGGTGCTTGGCCACCTGCAAAGCGCCCACCCGCTGGAAGTGCTCAATGCCATGAGCTGGCTGCACCAGCGCGAGCCCCACGCCCTGGGCCGCCACGCCCCCGCCCTGCTCCAGCACCCCGACGAGCGGGTGCGCCTGGCCCTGCTGGCCACCCCCGAAGTGCGCCCCCTGCCCCTCGATACCCTGCAGCAGCTGGCCCACCACGACCCCGCCCCCGCCGTGCGCGAAGCTGCCGCCCGCGAGTTTGCCGCCGCCGCGCCCGAGGTATCTACCCTGACCGCGCTGCTGGAAAGCACCGACCTGGCTGTGCGCCAGGGCGCCTTGCGCGGCAGCCTCGAAACCGCTCCGCAACACGCAGTCGCCCAAGCCAATTTGCGCCTATTAGCCGCCACACCCACCACGCACCGGGCCGCGCTGGCGCTATTGGCCTTCTTTCCGCTCGATGTACAGATTGAGCTGGTGGAACGCAGCCTGCACAACGCTGATGCGGCGGAGGCCCAGGCGGCGCTGGCAGCCATTGGCACCGTGGGGCACACTGCATTGGCGCAGTACCTACTGCATTCCCTGGGCGACAAGCAGCGCTGGCAGCCCGCCGCCGACAGCCTCGTGGCGCTGGGCCCGGCCGTGGTGCCACTGGTGCGCGAAGCCCTTTCGCACGACCCCGGCAATGCCATCACCCACCGCCTTACCACCGTGCTGGAGCGGCTGGACGCCCCTGCCAGCCGGGCCGCCCTGGTTGAATTAGCCCAGCGGCCCAATCTGTTTTCCCGGCTGGTGGCGTTGCGGGCCCTCCGCCGCTTCCCTGCCGAATACGCCGAAACCCCGCTGTTTGAGCGCCTGCTGCGCGAAGAGTTTGGCTTGGCCGCCCAGCTACTGCGCGGCCTCGTGGCCGACCCGCGCCCGGCCCTCCAAGCCACGGTGCAATACGAATTCGAGCTGCTGCATCAGCGCATCTTCGGTCTGCTGGCTCAGCTCTATGATGCGGACTCAGTGGCTACGGCCCAGCGCAACGTGGCCCACGCCGCCCGCGAGCGCCAAGCCAACGCCCTCGAAATCCTCGACAACCTGATTCCAAGGGCCATTTACCAGGGCCTGCAGACCCTGCTTGACGACACGCCCGTGGCCGAAAAGGCCCGCGTTTTCGCTGCCTTGACCAACTCTGGGGTAGCAACTCACACTCATCATCACCTGGCACCCGCCGGCCCCGCAGCGGCAGCTGGCAGCGCCATGGCACCGGCAGTGCCCACGCCCGCCCTTGCCGACGAGCCGCTGCCGACGCTGCTACTCCGCCGCGGCCCGGCCGCCTTCACCACTTGGACGCTCGGCGCAGCCCTGCGCCACTGGCAGCCCACCGAGCCCGATGCGGAAGAACTGCTTCGCCCCTACCTGCACTCGCCCCTTGCGCTGCTGGTCGAAAGCGCGCAACTGGCTGCCCACGCGCTGGAAGCCCACACCGGCCGGCCGCTTACCATTTCGCTTCTTCCCCCCTCCCCCATGAGCCACGCCGCCTCTTCCGAAACCCGCGTATCTGCCCTGGAACGTGTGGTGGTGCTCAAAAGCACCAGCCTGTTTGCCTCCACCCCCGAGAATGTGCTGAGCAGCATTGTGCCCATCATGAAGGAAGTGGCGTTTCACGAGGGCGAGGAAATCTTTGCCAAGGGCGACATCGGCACCTCGCTTTTCATCCTGCACGACGGACAGGTGGGCATCTTCAACGGCGAGCAGCAGCTGGCTACTTTTGGCCCGGGCGATTTCTTCGGCGAGTTGGCTTTGCTCGATGCCGAGCCCCGCTCCGCCTCGGCTGCGGCCCTCAGCCAGGTGCTGGCCTTCCGCATCGACCAAGAGGATTTCTACGACGTGATGGAGGAGCGCGCCGAGGTGCTGCGCAACATCCTGCGTATGCTCTGCCAGCGCATTCGCACCCAGAACGAGAAGATGCGCGAGCTAGCGGGATAA
- a CDS encoding adenylate/guanylate cyclase domain-containing protein: MKTKILVVDDETDLELLIKQKFRRKIREQAYEFVFATNGEEALARIVEHPDTDIILSDINMPVMDGLTLLTRTHSEHPAMKTVIVSAYGDLGNLRTAMNRGAFDFVVKPVDFADLEVTIEKTADQVRQLRETLRAIQENNILKMYVDETVLNFMTRPDFENRLLASETVEATVVFLDICGFTALAEKLNPTDVVSLLNTYFDLIVKEVIAQGGHVDKFMGDAVMGVFRGEHHLDRAIDAALSARTALMSSETPLPEGFDYRPEVSIGVNTGEVVSGNIGSASLKRLDYTVIGDVVNMSQRLQSAAKAGQIIISEAVYERVKESFHCQFVGEVTLKNKALPVKIYEVVE; this comes from the coding sequence ATGAAAACAAAAATTCTGGTGGTCGACGACGAAACCGACCTGGAACTGCTGATTAAACAGAAATTCAGACGCAAGATTCGGGAGCAGGCCTACGAGTTTGTGTTCGCCACCAACGGCGAAGAGGCCCTGGCGCGCATCGTCGAGCACCCGGATACCGACATCATCCTCTCCGACATCAACATGCCGGTGATGGACGGCCTGACCCTGCTCACGCGAACGCATTCCGAGCACCCGGCCATGAAAACGGTCATCGTCTCGGCCTACGGCGACCTGGGCAACCTGCGCACCGCCATGAACCGCGGGGCCTTCGACTTCGTGGTGAAGCCCGTGGACTTTGCCGACCTGGAAGTGACCATCGAGAAAACCGCCGACCAGGTGCGCCAGCTGCGCGAAACCCTGCGCGCCATCCAGGAAAACAACATCCTGAAGATGTACGTCGACGAAACGGTGCTCAATTTCATGACCCGGCCCGACTTCGAGAACCGCCTGCTGGCCTCCGAAACGGTGGAAGCCACGGTGGTTTTCCTCGACATCTGCGGCTTCACGGCCCTGGCCGAAAAGCTGAACCCCACCGACGTGGTGAGCCTGCTCAATACCTATTTCGACCTGATAGTGAAGGAGGTAATTGCGCAGGGTGGCCACGTCGATAAGTTCATGGGCGATGCCGTGATGGGCGTGTTCCGCGGCGAGCACCACCTCGACCGGGCCATTGACGCGGCCCTCTCGGCCCGTACTGCCCTGATGAGCAGCGAAACCCCGCTGCCCGAAGGCTTCGACTACCGTCCCGAGGTGAGCATCGGCGTGAACACCGGCGAAGTGGTGTCGGGCAACATCGGTTCGGCCTCGCTCAAGCGTTTGGATTACACCGTTATCGGCGACGTGGTGAACATGTCGCAGCGCCTGCAGTCGGCCGCCAAAGCCGGCCAGATTATCATCAGCGAAGCTGTGTATGAGCGCGTGAAAGAGTCATTTCACTGCCAGTTCGTGGGCGAAGTAACGCTGAAAAACAAGGCCCTGCCAGTGAAGATTTACGAGGTAGTGGAGTAA
- a CDS encoding response regulator encodes MQILVVDDETDVRDLFQQRFRREIRSGEWSFSFAFSGEEALEFLRQHHSEVLIILSDINMPGMSGLDLLGHVKEEFEMPPTTMMMITAYGDDDSHRKALALGAHDFLSKPVDFAVLKEKLAHLRPV; translated from the coding sequence ATGCAAATCCTGGTGGTTGACGACGAAACCGACGTGCGCGACTTGTTTCAGCAGCGCTTCCGGCGCGAAATCCGGAGCGGGGAATGGAGCTTCAGCTTCGCGTTTTCGGGCGAGGAGGCGCTGGAGTTTCTGCGCCAGCACCATTCTGAGGTGCTCATCATCCTCTCCGACATCAACATGCCCGGCATGAGCGGGCTCGATTTGCTGGGCCACGTGAAGGAGGAGTTCGAGATGCCGCCCACCACCATGATGATGATAACGGCCTACGGCGACGACGACAGCCACCGCAAAGCCCTAGCACTGGGAGCCCACGATTTCCTGAGCAAGCCCGTGGATTTTGCCGTGCTCAAGGAAAAGCTGGCGCACTTGCGGCCGGTCTAA
- a CDS encoding ATP-binding protein gives MLLSRANWLCLLLTCWLLAGAVPARANAGPSQLPKPLPKPPQSRAVDSLRHLLALPQTNYDQVLLLCQLSDQLWTQRTDSAAVYAYKALNLARRIGYRHGEGEALNRLGAALRESNLARALEVFQKSLRIAEATHDRALAAQNLRSIGIIYVYLRDQRQGLAYYFRALRLGEQLHDDRRIVIELSNIGLAYDLFNQLDSARIFQERAYTLARRLRTPTNYILYGLGNVARKQGRTAQAKAFYRASIAESKQVQHLRSLNFAYVGLATLYQQQGQADSSIYYARLGCQAAQTNGFLRGVLNASTLLTQDFKGRGNADSALKYQSLKILMQDTLFGQEKVMRLQALNYREQQRMQEAAAAQAALKARYRTYALVAGVVALLALALLLGRHARQQQRAREALEQSLAELKTAQDQLVQREKMAFLGELTAGIAHELQNPLNFVKNFAEVSTGLVDEITGERRDPSRNTGLEQEILSGLKQNLQQISQHGQRATSIIKGMLEHSRSGTSQRLPTDLNALVDQSLRLAYQGLRTKDKDFNAELETQLDAALPQVPAVSQDLGRVLINLFTNAFHAVQQRQRQAADPAYQPQVSVSTRAVPGGAEIRVRDNGVGIADSIKAKIFQPFFTTKAVGEGTGLGLSLSHDIVTTGHGGTLTVESQEGQGTEFVLRLPA, from the coding sequence GTGCTATTGTCCAGGGCCAATTGGCTGTGCCTGCTGCTGACGTGCTGGCTGCTGGCGGGCGCAGTGCCGGCGCGCGCCAATGCTGGGCCGTCGCAGTTGCCGAAGCCGCTGCCCAAGCCTCCGCAGAGCCGGGCCGTCGACAGCCTGCGCCACCTGCTGGCGCTGCCCCAAACCAACTACGACCAAGTGCTACTGCTCTGCCAGCTCAGCGACCAGCTCTGGACGCAGCGCACCGACTCGGCCGCCGTGTACGCCTACAAGGCCCTGAACCTGGCCCGCCGCATCGGCTACCGCCACGGCGAGGGCGAGGCCCTCAACCGCCTGGGCGCCGCCCTGCGCGAAAGCAACCTGGCCCGTGCCCTGGAAGTGTTTCAGAAGTCGCTGCGCATTGCCGAAGCCACCCACGACCGCGCTCTGGCCGCCCAGAACCTGCGCAGCATCGGCATCATCTACGTGTACCTGCGCGACCAGCGCCAGGGCCTGGCCTACTACTTCCGGGCCCTGCGCCTGGGCGAGCAGCTGCACGACGACCGCCGCATCGTCATCGAGCTCAGCAACATTGGGCTGGCCTACGACCTGTTCAACCAGCTCGATTCGGCCCGCATTTTTCAGGAAAGAGCTTATACCCTGGCCCGGCGCCTGCGCACGCCCACCAACTACATCCTCTACGGCCTCGGCAATGTGGCCCGCAAACAGGGCCGCACGGCCCAAGCCAAGGCGTTTTACCGGGCCAGCATCGCCGAGTCGAAGCAGGTGCAGCACCTGCGCAGCCTCAACTTTGCCTACGTGGGCCTGGCCACCCTCTACCAGCAGCAGGGCCAGGCCGATTCCAGCATCTACTACGCCCGCCTGGGCTGCCAGGCGGCCCAAACCAACGGCTTCCTGCGCGGCGTACTGAATGCCAGCACCCTGCTCACGCAGGATTTTAAAGGCCGCGGCAACGCCGACAGCGCCCTGAAGTACCAGAGCTTGAAAATTTTGATGCAGGACACGCTCTTCGGCCAGGAAAAGGTGATGCGCCTGCAGGCCCTCAACTACCGCGAGCAGCAGCGCATGCAGGAAGCCGCTGCGGCCCAGGCGGCGCTCAAGGCCCGCTACCGCACCTACGCCCTGGTGGCGGGCGTGGTGGCGCTGCTGGCACTGGCGCTGCTGCTGGGCCGCCACGCCCGCCAGCAGCAGCGCGCCCGCGAAGCCCTGGAGCAGTCGCTGGCCGAGCTAAAAACCGCCCAGGACCAGCTGGTGCAGCGCGAGAAAATGGCCTTTCTGGGCGAGCTCACGGCCGGCATTGCCCACGAGCTGCAAAACCCGCTCAACTTCGTGAAGAACTTCGCGGAAGTGAGCACCGGCCTGGTGGATGAAATCACCGGCGAACGCCGCGACCCCAGCCGCAACACCGGGCTGGAGCAGGAAATCCTGAGCGGGCTGAAGCAGAACCTGCAGCAAATCAGCCAGCACGGGCAGCGGGCCACGTCCATCATCAAGGGCATGCTGGAGCACTCGCGCAGCGGCACCAGCCAGCGCCTGCCCACCGACCTCAACGCCCTCGTAGACCAGAGCCTGCGCCTGGCCTACCAGGGCCTGCGCACCAAAGACAAGGACTTCAACGCCGAACTCGAAACCCAGCTCGACGCGGCGCTGCCCCAGGTGCCCGCCGTGTCGCAGGACCTGGGCCGGGTGCTCATCAACTTGTTCACCAACGCCTTCCACGCCGTGCAGCAGCGCCAGCGCCAAGCCGCCGACCCCGCCTACCAGCCCCAGGTGAGCGTGAGCACCCGCGCCGTGCCGGGCGGCGCCGAAATCCGGGTGCGCGACAACGGGGTAGGCATTGCGGACAGCATCAAGGCCAAGATTTTCCAACCCTTCTTCACCACCAAAGCCGTGGGCGAGGGCACCGGCCTGGGCCTCTCGCTCAGCCACGACATCGTAACCACCGGCCACGGCGGCACGCTCACGGTGGAAAGCCAGGAGGGGCAGGGCACCGAATTTGTGCTGCGGCTGCCGGCTTAA
- a CDS encoding sensor histidine kinase, whose translation MRLLLLLAALGLLFGVAAAAPLPADTAVLRIDHLPATGLLLQKGWRYHPGDDPAWARPNFDDSAWDTITVARSGLPLPQRARNGAGWFRLRLRLADSLRAQALALQMASESMAGLEVYADGRRIGRSGIFSTNPARVRPASRRGWPLNLDLVWAGPGPELLLAVRFSPYRPALPGRAWLAPGDELVDFSFRLYKQQQLRQQERQAKITESLWALQAGMFLLLGLLHLTFFRYNPAQRANAYFAQYALLGVAGYCLDAFYPLDLALGWASVAFSGTRLFLNYYGFIAGLRAMYALFGVRPGWAYAGLCLLAGLLVPWQVYSGLLGATPTPWPYLSLFAGAMLMQVRLTWQAVRRRQRGSLLVGSGFGIGLLLTLAAVALSFLFPQWQSADFFQLIGGVLFLLGSIAPVLSISLYLAREFALDAQLLQVKLREVERLSAQTLAQEQEKQAMLAQQNETLETQVAQRTGELQRSLTDLRATQAQLIQKEKMASLGELTAGIAHEIQNPLNFVNNFSEVSSELMMELREAQAAGDAEEVAALAEDVTQNLGKITEHGKRAAAIVKGMLEHSRTSTGERVPTDLNALCGEYLRLAYQGLLAKDKTFNAALETDFTPGLPPVEAVGADVGRVLLNLFGNAFYAVQKRQQADAAGYQPTVTVSTKQAGPQVEIRVRDNGTGMPEEVKTKIFQPFFTTKPTGEGTGLGLSLSYDIISKAHGGTLTVESQPGNFTEFLISLPLN comes from the coding sequence ATGCGTCTATTGCTACTGCTCGCGGCCCTAGGGCTGCTTTTCGGGGTTGCTGCCGCCGCGCCGCTGCCGGCCGATACGGCGGTGCTGCGCATCGACCACCTGCCCGCCACGGGCCTGCTGCTGCAAAAAGGCTGGCGCTACCACCCCGGCGACGACCCGGCCTGGGCCCGCCCCAATTTCGACGACAGCGCTTGGGACACCATCACCGTGGCCCGCAGCGGGTTGCCGCTGCCGCAGCGGGCGCGGAACGGGGCGGGGTGGTTTCGGCTGCGCCTGCGCTTGGCCGACAGCCTGCGCGCCCAAGCCTTGGCTTTGCAAATGGCAAGCGAATCGATGGCCGGCCTGGAAGTGTACGCCGACGGCCGCCGCATTGGTCGCTCCGGTATTTTCAGCACCAACCCAGCCCGGGTGCGGCCCGCCAGCCGCCGGGGCTGGCCGCTGAATCTCGACCTGGTTTGGGCCGGACCCGGCCCGGAACTGTTGCTGGCCGTGCGCTTCTCGCCTTACCGGCCCGCGCTGCCCGGGCGGGCGTGGCTGGCCCCAGGCGATGAGCTCGTGGACTTTTCTTTCCGCTTGTATAAGCAGCAGCAGCTGCGGCAGCAGGAGCGGCAGGCGAAAATCACGGAATCGCTTTGGGCACTGCAGGCCGGGATGTTCTTACTGCTTGGCCTGCTGCACTTAACTTTTTTTCGCTACAACCCGGCCCAGCGCGCTAATGCTTACTTCGCGCAGTATGCGCTCCTGGGCGTGGCGGGGTACTGCCTGGATGCCTTTTATCCCTTGGACCTGGCGTTGGGATGGGCTAGCGTGGCTTTTTCCGGCACCAGACTTTTTTTGAATTATTACGGGTTTATAGCCGGGTTGCGGGCGATGTATGCCTTGTTTGGGGTGCGGCCCGGTTGGGCGTATGCGGGGCTGTGCTTGCTGGCCGGCCTGCTGGTGCCGTGGCAGGTGTACAGCGGCTTGCTCGGGGCCACTCCAACCCCCTGGCCCTACTTGAGCCTCTTCGCGGGGGCCATGCTTATGCAGGTGCGCCTTACCTGGCAGGCCGTGCGGCGCCGACAGCGCGGGAGCCTGCTGGTGGGCAGCGGCTTCGGCATTGGCTTGCTGCTGACGCTGGCGGCCGTGGCGCTGAGCTTTCTATTTCCGCAGTGGCAGTCGGCGGATTTTTTTCAACTTATTGGCGGTGTCTTATTTCTCTTGGGCAGCATCGCGCCAGTGCTGAGCATCTCGCTCTATTTGGCTCGGGAATTCGCCCTCGACGCACAACTCCTGCAAGTGAAGCTACGCGAAGTCGAGCGCCTCTCGGCCCAAACCCTGGCCCAGGAGCAAGAGAAGCAGGCGATGCTAGCCCAGCAAAACGAAACCCTCGAAACCCAGGTAGCCCAGCGCACCGGCGAGCTGCAACGCTCCCTTACCGACCTGCGCGCCACGCAGGCCCAGCTCATCCAGAAGGAGAAAATGGCCAGCCTGGGCGAGCTCACGGCCGGCATCGCCCACGAGATTCAAAACCCGCTCAACTTCGTCAACAATTTCTCGGAAGTGAGCAGCGAACTGATGATGGAATTGCGGGAAGCGCAGGCCGCGGGCGACGCGGAAGAAGTGGCGGCCCTGGCCGAGGACGTAACGCAAAACCTGGGCAAGATTACCGAGCACGGCAAGCGGGCGGCGGCCATCGTGAAGGGCATGCTGGAGCACTCGCGCACGAGCACCGGCGAGCGGGTGCCCACCGACCTTAACGCCCTCTGCGGCGAGTACCTGCGCCTGGCCTACCAGGGCCTGCTGGCCAAAGACAAAACCTTCAATGCCGCGCTCGAAACAGACTTTACGCCCGGTCTGCCGCCGGTAGAGGCCGTGGGCGCCGACGTGGGCCGGGTGCTGCTCAACCTGTTCGGCAACGCCTTTTATGCGGTGCAAAAGCGCCAGCAAGCGGACGCGGCCGGCTACCAGCCCACCGTCACGGTGAGCACGAAGCAGGCGGGGCCACAGGTTGAAATCCGGGTGCGCGACAACGGCACGGGCATGCCCGAAGAAGTCAAGACCAAAATCTTCCAACCTTTTTTCACCACCAAGCCCACGGGCGAGGGCACGGGGCTGGGCTTGTCGTTGAGCTACGACATCATCAGCAAAGCCCACGGCGGCACGCTCACGGTCGAGTCTCAGCCGGGGAATTTCACTGAGTTTCTGATTAGCTTGCCGCTTAATTAA
- a CDS encoding sensor histidine kinase: MAHYSNSDLFLVTPLVYGVVGAMRKFLDLPRRLPGWNRALNWIWVPGAALFLAAQALDLKTTTLGDVYWLLSLGMIMAVLLALRDYRPARSLLLAMAPFVVYKLVEYVLETPEGKIPKQYDAALDTTQGFVIIWLITFIFIARSQKKQLEKERVLREEEEKAKRLIEAQNAQLEHLVAERTAALTNQAEELRAALTELKTTQAQLIQSEKMASLGELTAGIAHEIQNPLNFVNNFAEVSAELVTELEEEREKPDRDLELEADLLADLKQNLQKIHQHGGRAASIVRGMLEHSRQSSGERVPTDLNQLADEYLRLAYHGLRAKDKTFNATLKPDFDPSLPPVEVIAQDLGRVLLNLLTNAFYAVKKRQEQGEPGYAPTVSVSTKRVGSDVEIRVRDNGTGMPESVQAKIFQPFFTTKPTGEGTGLGLSLSYDIVTQGHGGTLAVESREGEGTEFIISLPA, encoded by the coding sequence ATGGCTCATTACTCAAACAGCGACCTTTTCCTTGTCACCCCGTTGGTTTACGGGGTGGTGGGCGCCATGCGCAAGTTCCTGGACCTGCCCCGCCGCCTGCCCGGCTGGAACCGCGCCCTGAACTGGATATGGGTGCCGGGCGCGGCGCTGTTTCTGGCGGCCCAGGCCCTGGACCTGAAAACCACCACGCTGGGCGACGTGTACTGGCTGCTCTCGCTGGGGATGATAATGGCCGTGCTGCTGGCCCTGCGCGACTACCGCCCGGCCCGCTCGCTGTTGCTGGCCATGGCGCCCTTTGTGGTGTATAAGCTGGTGGAATACGTGCTGGAAACGCCGGAAGGCAAAATTCCCAAGCAGTACGACGCCGCCCTCGACACCACGCAGGGCTTCGTCATCATCTGGCTGATTACCTTCATTTTTATTGCCCGCAGCCAGAAAAAGCAGCTCGAAAAAGAGCGGGTGCTGCGCGAGGAAGAAGAAAAAGCAAAGCGCCTCATCGAGGCGCAGAACGCCCAGCTGGAGCACTTGGTAGCCGAGCGCACCGCCGCCCTCACCAACCAGGCCGAAGAGCTGCGCGCCGCCCTCACGGAGCTGAAAACCACGCAGGCCCAGCTCATTCAGAGCGAGAAGATGGCCAGTTTGGGCGAGCTCACGGCCGGCATTGCCCACGAGATTCAGAACCCCCTGAACTTCGTCAACAACTTTGCCGAGGTGAGCGCCGAGCTGGTGACCGAGCTGGAAGAGGAACGCGAAAAGCCTGACCGCGACCTGGAGCTGGAGGCCGACTTGCTGGCCGACCTCAAGCAGAACCTGCAGAAGATTCACCAGCACGGCGGGCGCGCCGCCAGCATCGTGCGCGGCATGCTGGAGCACTCGCGCCAGAGCTCCGGCGAGCGGGTGCCCACCGACCTCAACCAGCTGGCCGACGAGTACCTGCGCCTGGCCTACCACGGCCTGCGCGCCAAAGACAAAACCTTCAACGCCACGCTCAAACCCGATTTTGACCCCAGCCTGCCGCCCGTCGAAGTCATTGCCCAGGACCTGGGCCGGGTATTGCTCAACCTGCTCACGAACGCCTTCTACGCCGTGAAGAAGCGCCAGGAGCAAGGCGAACCCGGCTACGCGCCCACCGTGAGCGTGAGCACCAAGCGGGTGGGCAGCGACGTGGAAATCCGGGTGCGCGACAACGGCACGGGCATGCCCGAAAGCGTGCAGGCCAAAATCTTCCAGCCCTTCTTCACCACCAAGCCCACGGGCGAGGGCACGGGGCTGGGCCTTTCGCTGAGCTACGACATTGTGACCCAGGGCCACGGCGGCACGCTGGCCGTGGAAAGCCGCGAGGGCGAAGGCACGGAATTTATCATTAGCTTGCCGGCCTAA